The genomic DNA TTGTTTTTTAGCTTCTATCTTGCCTTGTAACCACATGTGACGCATTAGCAATAAAAAGAGAAGTAAGAAAGAATAATTGAGTTTGCAGTTGATGGCAAAAGCGAAGGGCGCTGCCTCTTGTTTTGTGATGTTTAGAGATCCCATGATTAAAAAAAGGCTTACTTTAACTCAGTAAGGAAATTgaaccttttgttttcttcaggtcAATGGATTTTTGGCAAGTTCTCCTGCAACTTGtggctttttttaaacttccttCTGTGCAGCGCTTCCGTTTACAATCTCTGTGTGGTCAGCGGAGATAGATACCTTGCCGTGACGTCACCTTTGAAGTATTTGTCTCTTATGAATGACCACAGAATCAGAAACATCATTGGGATTTCCTGGTTACTGGCTTTTGTGTTAGCTGGTTTCGTTACTTACGGGATTAATGTCTCCAAAGATAACTCCGATAACTGTTCAATTTGGGGTCTCCGTTATGAATTCTCAGTCACAGTGCTTGTAGTAGGGTATATTCTACCTGTTTCGTTCCTCGTATTTGTCAACGGTAAAGTCTATTGTATTGCTCATTCACATATGAACAGAATCCACGCCCAGGAAATGTCATTAGCGTCGGCTTCCCACATTGCTCAAGCTCCCAGCATTGTTTCTATTCCAGAAACAGTAAGAAATAATCGGAGACCCGCAAGAACGAGACTGAAACAAgagataaaaatgttcaaaacgtTTCTCATCGTGATTTGCGCCTTTCTCATTTGTTGGACTCCTTTTGTGGTGATTCTCTTGATTGATTCAATCTTGACAGTACCAGGAGTAATCAGGCACTCCTCAATTCTGCTCCTTTACTTTAACAGTGCACTGAATCCATTCATTTATGGATATTTTAATACTGAGTTTAGATCAGCGTTAAGCGGTAGCTTAATTCGTTTAGTAAAACGCTTGTAGCCTTGGCTAGACATTTACTAACACCGACACTTTTGCGCGATAGTAGAAACATGAACCATGGCTCAAAGGAGACTGGTGAAGGTTTCCCTGCCAAGAAGGAAGTCACAACCAAGGGTCGCTGTTTACAATCTTCATAGCCAGTGACATCTAGGCTTAACTGAGAGCCGACCACTAACATCACGAATTCGTTGACCAATGATATCGACTACCACATTGTTTATGCTTCTGACATTACGCAAATCTCTTGACTTGccctcaggttgtcgaaacgtcattcaATGTCATCCTAAACTACCTGCGGTTCTTCTAAGGACCAAACTCACCCTGAcaatcgtactttacttaattaaagACGTTTTTATTAGACATGAGATGAAATGAGATGAGATCTTATTTGACAAGAGATGCCTTTAAAGTTTGAATCCCTTTTTCTGGTTCGTCTTGtattataatgataatgatcaCAAACAAAAGAGGATAAGGAAAGAGAACACACCCATCATACATTGAGTCTTGGaatgattatttttttcaatcagtGAGTCGCAAGAGCGCTTAAgacctagtgaaaatcaaagatcggaatcgtaagcggagtcataagctcgacggaatcggagtcggaagaatcagaacgttgccattttcttccgactccgcttatgactccgtcgcttatgatgcagtgaaaactagattttcggagtcggaagcagaagcggaagaaccaaccaatcacaaggcTTGGAATCGAGCTTCTGCttccgacaatctagttttcactgcatcataagcgacggagtcataagcggaatcggtatattgcttccgactccgacagtttgattttcactagatcatATCGCTCTCCCCTTCTGATTACGACTCGGACTCCGTCGctggtgaaaaccagccttaaaggGCAGCAGAGACTAAGCACGAGGATTATGTGGCCTTTCACCCTCTCTCTCCAAGTGCCCCCGTACAAGTATCGAGCAATGAGATTTTGAACATGCGCTGCCTTGGAAGAGGGTTGCCTGGGAAGAAATGGTATTGTGGATAATACATGTTTCCATATATGATATGTGCCTtaaaagcaacaaaaataatGGCGCCTTCCTTTAAACTTTTGTACATGAGCGCTTTTTGCAGCCCACGACATTGCAGTGTTTTCTACAGCAATATAAACGCACAACATGATAAACACCAACAAGCGTCTGAGACTCAAGACAAAAAACAATCGATTGCTGGATGTTGTACGCCGggagcatcatcatcatcatatcctttatttaaacacgataggGTTTAAAGCTCAGAGCTTGTGGGGGCTTGTGAGGAGCATTATTTGCGAAAGGATGTCCCTTGCCACAGAGAAATTTGTGAGGATTGTGAACAAGGTTTGATGGATaacacatttttttcttgaGCCCAAACAGTTATTACCTGTCGGTGCCTTCGATTGCTTTGACCTTAGCactttatatattatatttcaACTGACTTAACTGATTAAAGTTAAATGAGAAGTGCTaattttgtaccccatatgaaccatgtgagcgttagccctgctaatggaaatgggcccatacaaggaccgagaaaaactctgaccaaggtgggaattgcGCCCACGACTTTTGGGTTAGATCAGCGCTGCTCTATCGCCTGAGCTACAAGGTGAGACGGGAgcaagccgtgggaactgaagatgttaaagtcacggcaataaacatgtacaagtacgtgttcaaggaagggttacgttttttcaaacgttggccgagtagcactttatatttcaacagacttaactgattagtgTGTTTATacaaaggttacgtttatacaaacgttgctattagtctctcccccacggggcttttcagggctaattttacaatacttttgtgggggactttagccagactgcttgttacgcagtttacaattaatttttatggaagtgaaagatgcccccgtcaagcttaggttagaccacaacaccggggactacgtcccctactcttatcgaacagtgagtgggttctttaacgtcccatactatttaatttccaacaagggttatgagacgagaagtgctagttttgtaccccatatgaacaacgtgagtgttagccctgctaatggaaatggacccacacaaggacagagaaaaactctgaccaggggcccgtttctcgaaagtcccgaaaacgtttcgggcccgaaaagccatctgtgaaattgccaaccgcttgttttgcaaagccgatcttttaacatgttttcaaggtaacaaaaagaaaaataagtgtGAAGTTAGCcccccgaaaatggcccgtaaagtttcgggactttcgagaaacggctcCCAGGTTAGGAATTGAATCCACGACCTACCCTACACCTTTTTGCGCTTTTTAAACtcatttaataataaaaaactaCCACTAACTTACAATTAATTCCGtagaaaccggagtacccggagaaaacctctcggtgcagagtagagaaccaacaaattcaacccacatatgacgccgagtcagggaatcgaacccgcaattgcaattgcaaaaGCTCATCCCCGTAGTTCCAGTAGGCGTGCAAATGCGATGGAGCATTATGCTCTCTTGTCTGGTCAACCGTGAGAGATAACTGCTAGCAGGGAGTTTAGGTTAGTGTCCTTGacagtttcatttctgattTCAGCAATTCTTGTTGGGTTGGCGTTGAGATGCAGATGTAGCTCATGTACTTGGATGTCAATATCAGCGATTGTCTCACCTACGCATGGGCTTAGACGTGATAGGGCATCAGCAAGTGGGATGTTTTTTGCCAGGGACATATGTGATTTCACATATGTGGTAATAATGCAAAGAAGATGGAGGTGGCTTGGGCATATTATCAGGAAAGACCGAGATAGTATAACACGAACTGCATTAAGGTGGACACCGGATAGTGGAAGAAGGAAGAGAGTTTGTCCACGAAAAACTTGGAGGAGGACGATAGAGGcagaaatgaaaacaattgGGAAGACATGGAAAGAACTTGAGAAGGCAGCAATGGACAGGGAGCAATGGAAATCTCTGGTCTCAGCCTTATGTGCCACCTACGAGCGACAaggattatatatatatatataagttaaaaaaagaggccagtggacggacaacttctgatgaCTGATGGTGTataaacaaaagatctgaatTAATATCTAAATGTCGTCATAGAAATAAGTTCCTACTGCACAATGTGAAGGAATGAGCTTCCACTTTAGGGAATTCTATAAATACCGAGTACTGCCATTAATTAAGATCATTGTAGCCTGAAGATTGTGTCGAATATTCATACCACCAATCGCCTTAATTGAGGCAGGTTGCTATAGGTGCGACAAAGGtagatgcgatctttgtaaaaataattttgtcgaATCGggaaatttttgtagttttagaACAGGTAAATCTTACATCGTTAGACCCAATTTGACATGTAGTTCcaaaaatgtcatctatttagttTCGTGCAAAAGATGTCAGCCTCAGTATATCGGCTCTACTATCACCGAATTCAAAGTgagatttagaaatcacaagTCATCTATGATTACAAATAAGAAATCTTGTGAAGTGGCAGTCCACtttaatagcacttcacattcacTGCAGGATTTCTCTTTTCAATGTATAGACCAAATTAACAACACAAACAGGCAGGATGATATTGACAGACTTCTTATCACAAAGGAAGCCTACTGGAGTGCCCAACTCTTCACCTTGGCACCTCACagccttaacaaaaggcaagaatttCATTCTAAAAACAGAATACACTTCAATTCTACATGATTCATAGAtaaagaatttaatttttcaaatatttcaatCGTTCAAGGGCTTATGTTGGGGAATTTGTTGTTTGACCGTAAATTGAACAGTTTGGCTCAAAGGCCCCAATCTGGGAATTTGTTATGATTGTTGTGCATGGTTAGTGGATTCAGGTTTAGCTTGAGCTCGTGTTTTTATATTGGTTCTTTTACTATTTTGTCtgcttttctctttagttaTACTCTTCAGTAAAGTAATACCTTTAGGGATTTTTCACATCTTTGATGAATTTTAATCAGGTAATAAACAATGCAGGAACATCATTAAGTACATTGTTGAACCTTTTGTTACGTCcgttctattgtactttttaagTTCTTATGTAATACCTTTAGGAATTCGGTATAGCTAAGAGACAAGCAagtaactgatgaaggtcatccgaccgaaacgttttacactacattaaatatttttattttttaagtcaTCAGAAGTTGTCTGTCCACTGGCCTCTTTTAACTTTTGTACAATTTTCACATGCCGTGGTTTGGACTGCGTATCTCTCCGGGATCCTTCTGGTGGCCTGGCACCTTCGTTGGCTCAGGAAGCCCATTTAAACTGCTCTCTCTCTCACTCTctctcactctctctctctctctttctctctctctctctctctctctctctctctctctctctctctctctctctctctctctctctatatatatatatatatatataataaaacaagCAAGAGACACAGTAgcgactcagagtttcatgttcTCGACACAATCTTCAGGCTACAATGATCTTAATTAATGGCATTACTCGGTATTTATAGAATTCCCTGAAGTGGAAGCTCATTACTTCACATTGTGCAATATGAACTTATTTCTATGACGACATTTAGATATTAAttcagttcttttgtttagCAGGAACTCTGGGTCAGTTCTAACAATGGCGACTTATTCAGATAGGCAAAGGTCACACTTTCTGGTGCCGCACTTGTACGGTGATGCGAATAATGCGATGCTCCAGAATGTGAAGTAATGAGCTTCCACTTTAGGGAATTCTATAAATACCGAGTAATGCgcattaattaagaccattgtAGCCTGAAGATTGTGTCGAgaacatgaaactctgagtcgcTACTGTGTCTcttgcttgttttattttatataatttgcgCTCTACAAAAGTATTGAGCCCTCTTCCACGTCGCTGAACTCCTAATATtcaggtatatatatatattcaacaTCATATTTCTGGATGCGTAGCAGCATTCTGGCAATGCGACATGAAAATTTCTATAAGACGTGAACGACAGCTACCATTTCCCGCTCGATGTTGGAGTAGCGAGTTTCAGTTTCTGTTAGAAGCTTACTGGGGTATTCGACTGGACCTTTGTTTGTCTTGGATGAGTGCAGCGCCGAGGCGTCTACCTGTATGGTCACTGGTTTTGGAACTATCAGAGTAATGCAGGGAATTTGGTGACCCAAACTAGTCTTTGATTTGTTGGGACTGCTGACTCATGCTCGGTACACAATTGGAACCCCCCCGCTACTTTTCTTCGTCAGGTCTCCACAGGGTTGCTGACAGCTGACCCTGGTTCAAGGTGCGCCAAGGAAGGTTTGAAAATCTGCTAGACATGTCGACGGATCCTTGTTGGCTATGGCTTCAACTTTTCGGATCTGGCCTAAGGCCGTTGGCACTTGATGATATGACCAAAGAATCGGTAGATCTGTGCACCTGATCTTGCCCATTTGTCAGCGTTGAAACGAAGACCAGTTCTCCGGCTGCACGTGACCATGGACAGCTTGCAGATTCTCGTGGTGATCGCCTGCCGTCATCCTTGTAGAGCGATACACAATGACTATCATACAGCAAAGATGTAACAATACCGCGGTGACACCTGGTAGGTCCCCGAAGGTTTCGTCAAACTTTTTCTTCTGGAATATTCTTGAGCGCAGATAAGACCCAAATGGAACTAGCAGCCTCCGAAATCCGATAGTTTCCTTCCATGTGGTGAGTTGAAAGTGGTGTTATAGCGTAACTTTTCGTGGTCGAGCTGTATATTCCAGTAGGCAGGCGTGCGTGACAATGTGCGTGCGTCAACAATGGAAAAATACTTTGCACCATTCAACTTTGGAAGCACTTCATCGAGTGTTGGTGTACAGTGGTGTGGCCGTTTAATGGCTTTGGGGTCCTGACATAGTCTTAAGCTACCATTACTCTTTGTTACACAAACAAAAGAGTTCACCCAGTCAGTCGGTTCATCCACCTTGGAAATAATTCCTTGCGCTACAAGCGAATTTAGCTCTTTCTTCAGTGGCTCGCTCAGGGCTTCAGGTACTCGACGTGGTGGGTGTATTAATGGAGGCACAGTCGGGTCTAGAGTGACACGGAATTCCCCATGGAAACAACCTATACCTTCGAAGCAGTCAGTGTGTTGCTGGATTAGCTGCTTCTTAGCCTCTGGGTTTCCAGCTGGTGTCGAGGTAATGCCTGCCATAGGAGTTGACTTATTGTGGGTGATAGTTTAGTTGAGTGTGACAAGATTCATGTCGATGCATGTTGGTAGTCCCAGGATAGTTGGTCCACCACTGTTGACTACATGGAATGGCTAAGAATTGGAGCGACCATTGTATGTCAAGTTGAGCATACAAGTTCCAAAGTGTGGTATGCTATGGCCTCCAAAGGCTGTGATTGCTGTTTTTGATGGTGTTAGACCAAGAGGGGTGCCAACTGAGTCACAGGGTGCTGAAGGGAATAGCTGCTTATATGTGTTAACTGGTATCACATCTCCTTCCGTGCCGGTGTCAACTTTGCAATGGATTGGGGTTGCTTGTTCATCAATGTTCACCTGCAGCTCCAG from Montipora capricornis isolate CH-2021 chromosome 2, ASM3666992v2, whole genome shotgun sequence includes the following:
- the LOC138033412 gene encoding uncharacterized protein; the encoded protein is MAGITSTPAGNPEAKKQLIQQHTDCFEGIGCFHGEFRVTLDPTVPPLIHPPRRVPEALSEPLKKELNSLVAQGIISKVDEPTDWVNSFVCVTKSNGSLRLCQDPKAIKRPHHCTPTLDEVLPKLNGAKYFSIVDARTLSRTPAYWNIQLDHEKLRYNTTFNSPHGRKLSDFGGC
- the LOC138038835 gene encoding D(1A) dopamine receptor-like, whose product is MESWKGLDNQEGYTSNTSFKVTESEVQSEWTSTTIAITVFFAFLILLTSTGNLVVCRLVWVFRRMRIPSFCFVASMSISDFLMGVLVIPVSLGYHITYQTTGQWIFGKFSCNLWLFLNFLLCSASVYNLCVVSGDRYLAVTSPLKYLSLMNDHRIRNIIGISWLLAFVLAGFVTYGINVSKDNSDNCSIWGLRYEFSVTVLVVGYILPVSFLVFVNGKVYCIAHSHMNRIHAQEMSLASASHIAQAPSIVSIPETVRNNRRPARTRLKQEIKMFKTFLIVICAFLICWTPFVVILLIDSILTVPGVIRHSSILLLYFNSALNPFIYGYFNTEFRSALSGSLIRLVKRL